A stretch of Cryptosporangium aurantiacum DNA encodes these proteins:
- a CDS encoding DUF2889 domain-containing protein — MRPLHPRHGIHEPTTGTPPRRPGSVRRTSTVDMLRPDGLLGRVVVDARARDVRTGADGDVEVRAMTSLDAEIDFTGGWTLRRIASDPAEPRLESLVGDTVGSGFRRRVQAALPDQYEQATRLHLLLDDFPVATLVSGYALGAGGIHPTEEALERRTTADLCSGWRSGGTIMVGIERDRLIPVVTGPEAPSLDADPDAWHSRPPLTAHAVRRARRLDVWSAGGVIEVDSLYRDSHVDPEGGETVIHEYTLRGQVDPVDFTIRAMVATPRVLPWVECPAAAASASRLVGQDVRTVRPLVRAEFIGISTCTHLNDQMRALADLPTIFTL, encoded by the coding sequence GTGCGTCCGTTGCACCCGCGCCACGGGATCCACGAGCCCACCACCGGCACGCCTCCGCGACGGCCGGGGTCCGTCCGGCGGACCAGCACCGTGGACATGCTCCGGCCGGACGGTCTGCTCGGCCGTGTCGTGGTCGACGCACGCGCGCGGGACGTCCGGACGGGCGCCGACGGCGACGTCGAGGTGCGGGCCATGACGAGTCTCGACGCGGAGATCGACTTCACCGGTGGCTGGACGCTCCGGCGCATCGCGAGCGACCCGGCCGAACCACGGTTGGAAAGCCTGGTCGGCGACACCGTCGGCAGCGGATTCCGGCGACGCGTCCAGGCCGCCCTGCCCGACCAGTACGAGCAGGCCACGAGGTTGCACCTCCTCCTGGACGACTTCCCGGTCGCGACGCTGGTCAGTGGTTACGCGCTCGGCGCGGGCGGGATCCACCCCACCGAGGAGGCGCTCGAGCGCCGCACGACCGCGGACCTCTGTTCCGGCTGGCGCAGCGGCGGCACGATCATGGTCGGCATCGAGCGGGATCGTCTGATCCCGGTGGTGACCGGGCCGGAGGCGCCGTCGCTGGACGCCGACCCGGACGCCTGGCATTCGCGGCCCCCGCTGACGGCCCACGCCGTGCGGCGGGCCCGGCGTCTGGACGTCTGGTCGGCGGGCGGCGTGATCGAGGTGGACAGCCTGTACCGCGACTCGCACGTCGATCCGGAAGGTGGGGAGACCGTCATCCACGAATACACGCTTCGGGGTCAGGTCGATCCGGTCGACTTCACGATCCGCGCGATGGTGGCCACGCCGCGGGTGCTGCCGTGGGTCGAGTGCCCGGCTGCGGCGGCGAGCGCGAGCCGACTCGTCGGTCAGGACGTGCGCACCGTCCGGCCTCTGGTGCGGGCGGAGTTCATCGGCATCTCGACCTGCACGCACCTCAACGACCAGATGCGGGCACTCGCGGATTTGCCGACCATTTTTACGCTGTAA
- a CDS encoding nuclear transport factor 2 family protein, translated as MTAEPASLAAREAVRDTLAAYTHAGDRYRLDDLAALFTEDGVLEIRGREPARGRAAIVAALTAPGGESRTTRFFVRHFVTNVWFEELTVDVARVASYFAVLTPSGLDHWGRYRDELVPVGDRWLFRHRRVTVDAAAPDSSVPAELLR; from the coding sequence ATGACCGCCGAACCGGCTAGTCTCGCCGCTAGGGAAGCCGTTCGGGACACGCTCGCCGCGTACACCCACGCCGGTGATCGGTATCGCCTCGACGACCTGGCGGCCCTGTTCACCGAGGACGGCGTCCTGGAAATCCGGGGGCGGGAACCCGCCCGGGGCCGGGCTGCGATCGTCGCCGCGTTGACCGCGCCGGGTGGCGAGTCGAGGACCACTCGCTTCTTCGTTCGCCACTTCGTGACGAACGTCTGGTTCGAAGAGCTCACGGTGGACGTCGCCCGAGTCGCGTCGTACTTCGCGGTGCTCACGCCGTCCGGGCTCGACCACTGGGGCCGGTACCGCGACGAGTTGGTCCCGGTCGGCGATCGCTGGCTGTTCCGGCACCGCCGGGTCACCGTCGACGCGGCGGCACCGGATTCCTCGGTTCCGGCGGAACTGCTGCGATGA
- a CDS encoding enoyl-CoA hydratase/isomerase family protein, whose translation MDFETITYEVAEHVATVTLNRPDKLNSFNQAMLDEFVRVWEQVRVDDDVRVVVLRAAGERAFSTGVDVSEGIFLPDNIWSQIDPGVSLGPRQNSVWKPVIVALHGMVAGGALYWVNECDIAICSEDATFFDPHTSYGMVAACEPIGLAHRIPLGEVLRMALLGLDERISARRALEVGLVSEVLPREDLWKRAAELAAIIADKPPAAIQGTVRAIWETLGSAPLDGQKQGMVYTRLGSMIVDSQAQRTGFTKPKPQIR comes from the coding sequence ATGGATTTCGAGACGATCACCTACGAGGTGGCCGAACACGTCGCGACGGTGACGCTGAACCGCCCGGACAAGCTGAACTCGTTCAACCAGGCGATGCTGGACGAGTTCGTCCGGGTCTGGGAGCAGGTTCGCGTCGATGACGACGTGCGGGTGGTCGTCCTGCGGGCCGCGGGAGAGCGGGCGTTCTCCACTGGGGTGGACGTATCGGAGGGCATCTTCCTGCCGGACAACATCTGGAGCCAGATCGACCCGGGGGTTTCGCTCGGCCCACGGCAGAACTCGGTCTGGAAGCCGGTGATCGTCGCCCTCCACGGAATGGTCGCCGGCGGCGCGCTGTACTGGGTCAACGAGTGCGACATCGCGATCTGCTCCGAGGATGCGACGTTCTTCGACCCGCACACCAGCTACGGCATGGTCGCGGCCTGCGAACCGATTGGTCTCGCGCACCGGATCCCGCTGGGTGAGGTGTTGCGGATGGCTCTGCTCGGTCTCGACGAGCGGATCTCGGCACGCCGTGCCCTCGAGGTCGGGCTGGTCAGCGAGGTGCTACCCCGCGAGGACTTGTGGAAGCGGGCGGCGGAGCTGGCCGCGATCATCGCGGACAAGCCACCGGCGGCGATCCAGGGGACCGTGCGGGCCATTTGGGAGACGCTCGGCTCGGCGCCGCTGGACGGGCAGAAACAAGGCATGGTCTACACCCGGCTCGGCTCGATGATCGTCGACTCGCAGGCGCAGCGCACCGGGTTCACCAAGCCCAAGCCTCAGATCCGGTAG
- a CDS encoding amidohydrolase family protein has translation MTATATEAPAKIWANSGDSHFLEPDDLWSSNLPKRLADLVPRAEKDPDGLWETVHIDGQSFRRRLPNVAQQEFYDLSNRAPGAKDAKLRLADLDQEGVWAEVVFPSLGMWSSSFRTPEVLREALKVSNDWAIDAIMKVSPRLVPTAQVSTLLVEDAIAELQRAAGLGYRAVFLPTTPHPAQPDWNNKYWMPFWAAAQEANMVLAFHVGTDPVDLASGQAVGVTYRGPGGAVLNYTETTFSGQRAAMKLVTSGALDQHPNLKVLIAEGGASWVPFLADRMTEGYRQHSMAVRPKLSRAPAEILYEQVYASFQHDKSAIPTVMHHGYRNVMWGSDYPHMEGTFGHTQETLHELFDGVPDDVRHRITIGTFNELFPGVIGEPPAVGAPAPQSQA, from the coding sequence ATGACGGCGACAGCCACCGAAGCACCGGCGAAGATCTGGGCCAACTCCGGGGACTCGCATTTCCTGGAGCCCGATGACCTCTGGTCGTCCAACCTGCCCAAGCGCCTCGCCGACCTGGTGCCGCGGGCCGAGAAGGACCCCGACGGGCTCTGGGAGACCGTGCACATCGATGGACAGTCGTTCCGCCGTCGGCTGCCGAACGTCGCGCAGCAGGAGTTCTACGACCTGTCCAACCGGGCGCCGGGTGCGAAGGACGCGAAGCTCCGCCTCGCCGACCTGGACCAGGAAGGCGTCTGGGCCGAGGTCGTCTTCCCGTCGCTGGGCATGTGGAGCTCGTCGTTCCGCACGCCGGAGGTGTTGCGCGAGGCGCTGAAGGTCAGCAACGACTGGGCGATCGACGCGATCATGAAGGTCTCGCCGCGCCTGGTGCCGACCGCGCAGGTCTCGACGCTGCTGGTCGAGGACGCGATCGCCGAGCTGCAGCGTGCGGCGGGCCTGGGCTACCGGGCCGTCTTCCTGCCGACGACGCCGCACCCGGCGCAGCCGGATTGGAACAACAAGTACTGGATGCCGTTCTGGGCCGCGGCGCAGGAAGCCAACATGGTGCTGGCCTTCCATGTCGGCACCGACCCGGTCGACCTCGCGTCCGGTCAGGCCGTCGGCGTCACCTATCGCGGCCCCGGCGGCGCGGTGCTCAACTACACCGAGACCACGTTCTCCGGCCAGCGGGCCGCGATGAAGCTGGTCACCAGCGGCGCGCTCGACCAGCACCCCAACCTGAAGGTGCTGATCGCCGAGGGTGGCGCCTCCTGGGTCCCGTTCCTGGCCGACCGGATGACCGAGGGTTACCGGCAGCACTCGATGGCGGTGCGGCCGAAGCTGTCCCGGGCGCCGGCAGAGATCCTCTACGAGCAGGTCTACGCCTCGTTCCAGCACGACAAGTCGGCGATCCCGACGGTGATGCACCACGGGTACCGCAACGTCATGTGGGGCAGCGACTACCCGCACATGGAAGGCACTTTCGGCCACACCCAGGAGACGCTGCACGAGCTCTTCGACGGTGTACCGGACGACGTGCGGCACCGCATCACGATCGGCACGTTCAACGAGCTGTTCCCCGGCGTCATCGGCGAACCGCCGGCCGTCGGCGCACCGGCTCCGCAGAGCCAGGCATGA